In Shinella sp. XGS7, a single genomic region encodes these proteins:
- the secY gene encoding preprotein translocase subunit SecY, with protein sequence MATNTNQLAKSGKFGDLRRRLVFLLLALVVYRIGAHIPVPGIDPAQLQQFFKGQEGGILSLFNMFSGGALSRFTVFALGITPYISASIVMQLMGYVVPSLEALKKEGEAGRRKITQYTRYGTLALAVFQSLSIALALESSPGLVISPGFGFRLTAVTSLVAGTMFLMWLGEQITERGLGNGISILIFAGIAAGLPSAIGGLLELVRTGAMSIISSILIVAIVGAVTYLVVYVERGQRKILVNYAKRQVGNKVYGGQSSHLPLKLNMSGVIPPIFASSIILLPTTIVSWFATGDGLRWLKDIADMLRPGQPIYVLLYAAAIVFFCFFYTALVFNSRETADNLKKSGAFIPGIRPGEQTAKHIDKILARLTLVGAVYITAVCLLPEFLVLKYNVPFYFGGTSLLIIVVVTMDFWTQVQSYVMSQQYESLLKKANFKAS encoded by the coding sequence GTGGCTACCAACACAAACCAACTGGCCAAGAGCGGCAAGTTCGGTGACCTGCGTCGCCGGCTTGTTTTCCTGCTGCTGGCGCTGGTCGTGTACCGGATCGGGGCGCATATCCCCGTGCCGGGCATCGATCCGGCCCAGCTGCAGCAGTTCTTCAAAGGCCAGGAAGGTGGCATCCTGAGCCTGTTCAATATGTTCTCGGGCGGTGCGCTGTCGCGCTTTACCGTCTTCGCGCTGGGCATCACGCCCTATATCTCGGCCTCGATCGTCATGCAGCTCATGGGCTACGTGGTGCCGAGCCTGGAGGCGCTGAAGAAGGAAGGCGAAGCAGGGCGTCGCAAGATCACGCAGTACACGCGCTACGGCACGCTGGCACTGGCGGTTTTCCAATCGCTGAGCATTGCGCTCGCGCTGGAGAGCTCGCCGGGGCTGGTGATCAGCCCGGGCTTCGGTTTCCGCCTGACCGCGGTGACCAGCCTGGTGGCCGGCACCATGTTCCTGATGTGGCTGGGTGAGCAGATCACGGAACGTGGTCTGGGCAACGGGATCTCCATCCTGATCTTTGCGGGTATCGCCGCGGGTCTGCCCAGCGCCATCGGTGGCCTGCTGGAGCTGGTGCGAACCGGCGCGATGAGCATCATTTCCTCGATCCTCATCGTGGCCATCGTCGGCGCCGTGACCTATCTGGTGGTGTATGTCGAGCGCGGTCAGCGCAAGATCTTGGTGAACTACGCCAAGCGCCAGGTGGGCAACAAGGTGTACGGCGGCCAGAGCTCGCACCTGCCGCTCAAGCTCAACATGTCCGGCGTGATCCCCCCGATCTTCGCGTCGTCCATCATCCTGCTGCCGACCACGATCGTGAGTTGGTTCGCCACGGGTGACGGCCTGCGCTGGTTGAAGGACATCGCAGACATGCTGCGCCCGGGTCAGCCCATTTATGTGCTGCTCTACGCTGCTGCCATCGTGTTCTTCTGCTTCTTCTACACGGCCCTGGTGTTCAACAGCCGTGAGACCGCAGACAACCTGAAGAAGAGCGGCGCCTTCATCCCCGGGATTCGTCCTGGTGAGCAGACCGCCAAGCATATTGACAAGATCCTGGCCCGCCTGACCTTGGTTGGTGCGGTCTACATCACGGCAGTGTGTCTGCTGCCGGAGTTCCTGGTCCTGAAGTACAACGTTCCGTTCTATTTCGGTGGCACGTCCCTGTTGATCATCGTGGTCGTCACGATGGACTTCTGGACCCAGGTTCAGTCCTATGTGATGAGTCAGCAGTACGAGTCGCTGCTGAAGAAGGCTAATTTCAAGGCCAGCTGA
- the infA gene encoding translation initiation factor IF-1: MAKDDVIQMQGEILENLPNATFRVKLENGHIVLGHISGKMRMHYIRILPGDKVTVELTPYDLSRARIVFRAK, translated from the coding sequence ATGGCGAAAGACGACGTCATTCAAATGCAGGGCGAGATTCTTGAAAACCTCCCCAACGCTACGTTTCGTGTGAAATTGGAGAACGGGCACATCGTTCTCGGTCATATCTCCGGCAAGATGCGTATGCACTACATCCGCATCCTGCCTGGCGACAAAGTGACTGTTGAACTGACGCCCTACGATTTGAGTCGTGCTCGCATCGTGTTCCGGGCGAAGTGA
- the rpmJ gene encoding 50S ribosomal protein L36 — protein MKVSASVKQMCRNCKIIRRKGVVRVICTDPRHKQRQG, from the coding sequence ATGAAAGTTTCGGCATCCGTCAAGCAAATGTGCCGCAATTGCAAGATCATCCGTCGCAAGGGCGTGGTGCGTGTGATCTGTACCGATCCGCGCCACAAGCAGCGTCAAGGCTGA
- the rpsM gene encoding 30S ribosomal protein S13 — MARIAGINIPPQKHTEIGLTSIYGIGRTTAQKICTACGIPFDKKVKDLNDADLEKIREEVGRLTIEGDLRRETSMNIKRLMDLGCYRGLRHRRGLPVRGQRTHTNARTRKGPRKSAATGKK; from the coding sequence ATGGCACGTATTGCTGGTATCAACATTCCGCCGCAAAAGCACACCGAGATCGGTCTGACCTCGATCTACGGCATTGGCCGTACGACCGCGCAGAAGATCTGCACCGCTTGCGGTATTCCGTTCGACAAGAAGGTCAAGGACCTCAACGACGCTGATCTGGAAAAGATCCGCGAAGAAGTGGGCCGTCTGACCATCGAAGGCGACCTGCGTCGCGAGACCTCGATGAACATCAAGCGTCTCATGGACCTCGGTTGCTACCGTGGCCTGCGTCACCGTCGTGGCCTTCCGGTCCGCGGTCAGCGCACGCACACCAACGCCCGCACCCGCAAGGGCCCGCGCAAGTCGGCGGCTACCGGCAAGAAGTGA
- the rpsK gene encoding 30S ribosomal protein S11, translating into MAKAPNNSAAQRVRKKVRKNVADGVAHVHASFNNTIITITDRQGGALSWASSGGQGFKGSRKSTPFAAQVAAEVAGRAAQEQGIKNLDVKIKGPGPGRESSVRALAALGIRINSISDVTPVPHNGCRPQKRRRI; encoded by the coding sequence ATGGCAAAAGCACCCAATAACTCGGCTGCCCAGCGCGTTCGCAAGAAGGTCCGCAAGAACGTGGCCGACGGCGTGGCCCACGTGCACGCCTCGTTCAACAACACCATCATCACCATCACCGACCGTCAAGGCGGTGCTCTGAGCTGGGCCTCCTCCGGTGGCCAGGGCTTCAAGGGCTCGCGCAAGTCGACCCCCTTCGCGGCCCAGGTGGCTGCCGAAGTGGCCGGCCGCGCTGCTCAGGAGCAGGGCATCAAGAACCTGGACGTCAAGATCAAGGGTCCCGGTCCCGGCCGTGAGTCCTCGGTGCGTGCACTGGCTGCCCTGGGCATCCGCATCAACTCGATCTCCGATGTGACCCCGGTCCCGCACAACGGCTGCCGCCCCCAGAAGCGCCGCCGCATCTAA
- the rpsD gene encoding 30S ribosomal protein S4 → MARYLGPKAKLSRREGTDLFLKSARRAISDKAKFDSKPGQHGRTSGQRTSDFGLQLREKQKVKRMYGVLERQFRRYFAEAERRKGSTGVNLLQLLESRLDNVVYRMGFGSTRAEARQLVSHKGITVNGEVVNIASYLVKAGDVVAVREKAKKQLRVLDAFKLAESVGMPAWVQVDGSKLEGIFKKTPDRDEFGAEINESLIVELYSR, encoded by the coding sequence GTGGCACGTTACCTCGGCCCGAAGGCCAAACTTTCCCGCCGCGAAGGCACCGACCTGTTCCTGAAGAGCGCCCGCCGTGCCATCAGCGACAAGGCCAAGTTCGACAGCAAGCCTGGCCAGCATGGCCGTACCTCGGGCCAGCGCACCAGCGACTTCGGCCTGCAACTGCGTGAAAAGCAGAAGGTCAAGCGCATGTACGGCGTGCTGGAGCGTCAGTTCCGCCGCTACTTCGCCGAAGCCGAGCGCCGCAAGGGTTCGACCGGCGTGAACCTGCTGCAACTGCTGGAATCGCGTCTGGACAACGTGGTGTACCGCATGGGCTTCGGCTCGACCCGCGCTGAAGCGCGTCAGCTGGTCTCCCACAAGGGCATCACCGTGAACGGCGAAGTCGTGAACATCGCCTCCTACCTGGTCAAGGCCGGTGACGTGGTTGCCGTGCGTGAAAAGGCCAAGAAGCAGCTGCGCGTGCTGGACGCGTTCAAGCTGGCCGAATCCGTGGGCATGCCCGCCTGGGTTCAGGTCGACGGCAGCAAGCTGGAAGGCATCTTCAAGAAGACGCCGGACCGCGACGAGTTCGGCGCCGAAATCAACGAATCCCTGATCGTTGAGTTGTACTCGCGTTAA
- the rpoA gene encoding DNA-directed RNA polymerase subunit alpha — protein MQTNLLKPKSINVEPLGGHRAKVTLEPFERGYGHTLGNALRRVLLSSMVGYAPTEVTIAGVLHEYSAIDGVQEDVVHIMLNLKGVVFRLHNREEVTLVLRKEGEGPVTAADIQTPHDVEIINPEHVIAHLSQGGKLDMQIKVEKGRGYVPGNMRRYGDEPTKSIGRIVLDASFSPVKRVSYAVENARVEQRTDLDKLVMEIETNGAISPEEAIRASAKILVEQLAVFAQLQGTDLVDAFDQPAQRSSSFDPILLRPVDELELTVRSANCLKAENIYYIGDLIQRTETELLKTPNLGRKSLNEIKEVLASRGLTLGARLENWPPQGLDKR, from the coding sequence ATGCAAACCAATCTGCTCAAACCCAAGTCCATCAATGTGGAGCCCCTGGGCGGTCATCGCGCCAAGGTCACTCTGGAGCCGTTCGAACGCGGCTACGGCCACACCCTGGGCAACGCCCTGCGCCGTGTGCTGCTGTCCTCGATGGTGGGTTATGCGCCGACGGAAGTGACGATTGCCGGCGTGCTGCACGAGTACTCGGCCATCGATGGCGTGCAAGAGGACGTGGTTCACATCATGCTGAACCTCAAGGGCGTGGTCTTCCGTCTGCACAACCGCGAGGAAGTCACCCTGGTCCTGCGCAAGGAAGGTGAAGGCCCGGTCACGGCCGCCGACATCCAGACCCCGCACGACGTCGAGATCATCAATCCCGAGCACGTGATCGCCCACCTGTCGCAAGGCGGCAAGCTGGACATGCAGATCAAGGTCGAGAAGGGCCGAGGCTATGTGCCCGGCAATATGCGTCGCTACGGCGACGAGCCGACCAAGAGCATCGGCCGCATCGTGCTGGACGCCTCGTTCTCGCCGGTCAAGCGCGTCAGCTATGCCGTCGAAAATGCCCGCGTCGAGCAGCGTACCGACCTGGACAAGCTGGTCATGGAAATCGAAACCAACGGCGCCATCTCGCCCGAGGAAGCGATCCGTGCCTCCGCCAAGATTCTGGTCGAGCAACTGGCCGTCTTCGCCCAGCTGCAAGGCACCGATCTGGTGGACGCCTTCGACCAGCCGGCCCAGCGCTCCAGCAGCTTCGATCCGATCCTGCTGCGTCCGGTCGACGAGCTCGAACTGACGGTGCGTTCGGCCAACTGCCTGAAGGCCGAGAACATCTACTACATCGGCGACCTGATCCAGCGCACCGAGACCGAGCTGCTCAAGACCCCCAACCTGGGTCGCAAGTCGCTCAATGAAATCAAGGAAGTGCTGGCTTCGCGTGGTCTGACTCTGGGCGCCCGCCTGGAGAACTGGCCGCCGCAAGGTCTGGACAAGCGTTGA
- the rplQ gene encoding 50S ribosomal protein L17 — protein MRHRNGPRKLNRTSSHRAAMLRNMAVSLLQHEAIKTTVPKAKELRKVVEPLITLAKVPTLANRRLAFDRLRDRDIVTKLFNELGPRFQTRPGGYTRILKMGFRVGDNAPMAYVELVDRAEEAAPAEAAAE, from the coding sequence ATGCGTCATCGTAACGGTCCCCGTAAGCTCAACCGCACCAGCTCGCATCGCGCCGCGATGCTGCGCAATATGGCCGTGTCGCTGCTGCAGCACGAAGCCATCAAGACCACGGTCCCCAAGGCCAAGGAACTGCGCAAGGTTGTCGAGCCCCTGATCACCCTGGCCAAGGTCCCGACCCTGGCCAACCGTCGTCTGGCCTTTGACCGCCTGCGCGACCGCGACATCGTCACCAAGCTCTTCAACGAGCTGGGCCCTCGCTTCCAGACCCGTCCGGGCGGCTACACCCGCATCCTGAAGATGGGCTTCCGCGTGGGCGACAACGCACCAATGGCCTACGTCGAGCTGGTGGACCGCGCTGAAGAAGCCGCTCCGGCCGAAGCCGCCGCTGAGTAA